CGGGATCGGCATTGATTGAAGTGCATTGCAGCCATCTCGAAGTCCTCAGCAGTCAGCTCTTCGTCAGGAAAAAACTGGATCTGAGACCTAACAACCTCAAATCTTTCCAAGCTCTGAATCCCGCTCAGCACTTCTTGCCGAATGGGACCAATGATTCTGGCGCTTCCAGCTTGGATCAATGCGTCCGCTTCGTTCTGAACGGCCTCAACGGGGCTCCTTCTCTGGAGAAACTCGGACCAAACCGGCGTATCGAGGAGGACACTCACCTTCTGCGCCGCTGTTCCTTGTAGTCATAGGTGGGATCAATGTCGATGGTCCCCCTCAGTTTGAGGAACTCGAGCTGACCCTTTCGCTGAATGTATCCTCGCAACGCTTCGTTAACGACCTCTCGTTTCGTCTTGAGGCCACTTATCTTCAGCGCCTGGTCCATCAGCGCTTCATCATATTTGATATTGCTCGCCATGTGTCAATTGTGACACATCACCCTCTCTTCGACTCACTCGCTACCGGTCGATCTCGCCCAGCACGATATCAATCGAGCCGATGATCGCAATCACGTCGGCGATCAGTCGTCCCACGGCCAACACTTCCAACGACTTCAGGTTCATGAAGCTGCTGGGCCGCTCGTGGAAACGGTACGGCCGGTTTGAGCCATCCGAAATGATGTAGAAGCCCAGTTCGCCCTTGCTGCCCTCGATGCCCGCGTAGGCCTCGCCCACCGGCGGGTGGAAGCCCTCGGTCCAGAGCTTGAAGTGGTGGATCAGCGCCTCCATCGATTCGTCGATCTCGGGCTTGGGCGGCGGCGAAATCTTCCTATCGGCGGTTCTGAAATCGCCCTCCGGCATGCCGTCGATGGCCTGCTGGATGATCTTCACGCTCTCCTTCATCTCGGCGATGCGGACTAGGAACCGGTCATAAACGTCGCCGCGATCGCCCACAGGGATCTTGAAATCGAAGTCCTCGTAGCTGCTGTAGGGGTTCGACTTGCGAAGGTCCCACTCCACGCCGCTGGCCCTGGCGATCGGGCCGGAACATCCGAGGTCCAGCGCCTGGGCGCCGGTGAGCACACCCACGTCATAAGTGCGCTCTTTCCAGATCGGGTTCTCGACCAAGAGGCCTTCGACCACGTCGAGGTCGGGCAGGAAGCCCTTGAGGAATTTGCGCAGGTTGGCCTCGAAGCCCTCGGGCATGTCGCCGCGAAGGCCGCCCGGGACGATCCAGCTCGGCATCATGCGCACGCCGCTCATCTCCTGGAAAAGGTCCAGGATGTACTCCCTCTGCTGCATGATGTAGAAGAACGGGGTCATCGCGCCGAGGTCCAGCCCGTGGGTGCCCAGCCATACGGCATGCGAGGCGATACGGCTAAGTTCGGTGAGGATAACCCGGATGTATTGAGCGCGCTTGGGGATCTCACATCCCAGCAGCTTCTCGACCGCCAGCGCATAGGCCAGGTTGTTGCCGTTGGCGTTCAGATAGTCCATGCGGTCGGTCATGACCACGCATTTCAGGTACTGCTGGTATTCGGCTTCCTTCTCCATGCCCGAGTGCAGGTAGCCAATCTGGCATTTCGCCTGGATGATAACCTCGCCCTCCAGTTCGCAAATGACGCGAAGAACGCCGTGCGTGCTGGGGTGTTGGGGACCCATGTTGACGATCATCGTGTTCTCGCCCTGTCGCTCAAACACGGTTTCGGTGGTGGGCATGAAGACGTTCGGCATGAGTTGGTTCACAGGATACCGGAGGCGGGGCGGCGCGCGAAGGGCGAAGGGACGGAGCGCAGGCATCCGTGCCTGGCACTAGGCTTTGGAGATGAAGAGATGAGGAGATGAGGGGACGGAGCGCAGCCGTCCCCACAATCCTCCCCCCTCTGTGGATATAGGGGAGGAAGTTGGGGACACGGCAGCGCGAGATGGGGCAAGGGTGAGTCGATGAAAGGGTGAAGGGCGGGTCTTGGAGTCCGGCGGCCAAACGCCACCGCAGCACCGTCCTAGCGACCTGATTGGGGATGGGGTCAAATAGAGAAGGACCGATGCTCAACCTTCTCTCGGCAGCGCTCTTGCTCTCAACAGCGAACCTCAACTACGTGGTTCGAACGCAGGATGCCGTGCTGAGAGTGAACCGCGGGGCCTCGTCTCTCGATGTCCTTTGGCCCTCGGGCCCGAGTGTCTCGCTCCCAAAGGACCTGCCGCCCAATCTGTGCATACGAAAGGATGGAAGCACGATTTTTGTCGCCAAAACAGGATCTCGCCCAAGTTGGGTCATGTTCGGCCCTGGCGAGGGTTGGAAGAAAACCCAGGTAGTGGGCGCGATTCGAAGGGCCATCGCGCTAGCAAACACCCTTTATTTCCTGGAAGGCAGAACCGGCGACGGCTTCCAGGAACAGTATTGGGTGTCGCAACTCGCCAACGGACGCATGCGAACCTGGAAGGCTCGCTCTTACATGGCCAGAGGCATTCTGCCCGCGTTCCTTGCCGAAGATGGGACTCTGTACTATTTCGATCGGTCCAATCAGCTTCACCAGAGAAGGCTCTCCGTGGTAAGCAAGACGCCTCTAGGCTCTGACAAAGAGCCGTCTTGGGTCCAAGATGAAGTGGCGACGTCGTCGGACAAGTTTTGTACCCTTGTCGTCAGGCAATCGGAAGGACATTCAAAGCTCTATCGCGTGCCCTATCGGGGCAAAGCTGTCGTCCTCCCATACAGGGATGTTAGTGTGCACACTTGCGCTGGAAGCGCGAAGGAGAGTTGGCTACTCTGCCGTCAGGCTGGCCAGCTTGGCATCGCGCGCGTCACTGAGAAGAGTTCCTCGTTTGTTCGAATGACAATAAGTACGATAGCCAACACGTTCATAACATGTGACGAAGCCGGCGCATGTTTGTTGGTCGGTGAACGAGGAAGCTTCAAGCGGACCGCTTACTACTTTCCGTCGGAAAAGCCTCTTAGGGCATTCGTTCGGTCGAGCTTGATCGCCGACGCTGCCGTTGAGGACGCCGTGGCACTCGCACACGGAAAGCTGTTCCTATCGAACTACGACGGAACGTGGAAATCGGTCCGGGTCGATGGCGGAAAGTAGTCCAAGAGCGACCGAAAGCCTCGACACCTTCAGATGTTGAGGCTTTTGGTCGCGAGGAATGCTACTGAGCAAGCGTCCAACTGTCGATCCTGAAACTCGCACGATGTTCCTCGCAAGCTATCGGTCTGCGGGCTCGATTGCGCGGTGGCGCTTGCGGCCCTTCGGAGGCTTGAGCCTGACGATCTTGCGGAAGACCTCGCGGGATTCGTCTGAGGGCAGCGCGTTCAGGTCAACCACGAGCATTTCGTAGCGTAGCGGCACCCAGGTCCTGAACCTGATGATCACGATCCCGTTCGACTCGAACGGCCACCCGCGTGACCTCAGGCCATAGCGCCGAAAATCTCCCTTGCCATTCACCCATTCGGCCTCGAGCGACGAGATCGTGCCGGATTGCACCTCCAAGTCGCCCCGCCGCCGGACCCAATGCACCGCCCACAGGAGCTCGACGGCAGCCTCGAAAACGAAGTACGCGAGCACGAATGAGTACATCCGGACACAGTCCATGAGTAGTTCGTAGTTTGGCCGTAGGAAGAATCCAAACACGAGGGCACAGCTCGCAACCACAAGCACCATTTGAAGAAGAAACTTGCGGTGCCAAGCCCAGATCGCTTGCCTGAACCGCTCGAACGGGACTGTGTGCGGCGGTAGGTCCAGGGCAAGGACGACACCGAGACCAGGGATTGCCGTCGGCCATCCGGCACCCTTGGGTGCGCCTGCCATAGTCCCTTGGTCGCGTTCCTTCATCGAGGTCCTCGTCCCGATGCCTGATCACTCGCCAAGCATCACCCTCATCTTACAGCAATTGCCAAGTATCTTTGGAAGGATCGATTGCGTTCAGCCAGTCCCCGTTTCGATCATCCCTATACCCACAGAGGGCGGAGGAATGAACGCAGCAGGAGAGGGGAGGGGGAAGTTCCTCCCTACTCCTCCTCCTATAGGGAGGAAGTGAAACGGGACGGCGTGGCGTTGGCGAAAAGCCCTTCGCGAGAGGCGAGGTGGTCTGTCCGTCCCCATCGCCCATCGTCCATCGCCCATCGTCCTTCGCGAATCGCCTCCCCCAAATAGCAGGAATTCCCACAAGGCTGTAGAATCTCTCTGACACTCAGACAGAGAGGTACACCATGCGACGAATTCCATCTCTCCTCGCTCTTTTGATCCTTGTCCTTTCGCTCGGCCTGCTCGCGGGCTGCTCGGGCGGAGGCGCGACGGACAACCCCGCTCCTTCCGGCGACGGAAAGTCCGCCGAAGGCGGACCGAAGCTCCGCGTCGGCATCAGCGTCCCGGCGGCTGACCACGGCTGGACCGCGGGCGTCATCTATTGGGCCAAAGAGGCTCAGAAGGAGTACCCGGACGTTGAGTTCACGCTCGCGACCGCCGACAAGCCCGAGACCCAGATCAACGACCTCGAGACGATGATCGTCAAGAAGCTCGACGCTATCGTGGTGCTCGCCACCGAGAGCGCACCGATCACCCCGGTCGCCAAGAAGATCCGTGAGGCCGGCATCCTGCTGGTCAACGTGGACCGCGGCTTCCTGGAGCCCGTCGCCGACGTGTTCCTCGAGGGCGACAACAAGCAGTTCGGCCGAAAGTCGGCGGAGTATATGGTCGAAAAGTTGGGCGGCAAGGGCAATATCCTCGTGCTCGAAGGCATCCCCTGCACCGTCAATACTGACCGTGTTAACGCCGCCAAAGAGGTGTTCGCCAAGAGCCCCGGCATCAAGATTCTGGACAGCCAGACCGGCATGTGGAACCGCGAGAAGGCCTACAACGTGATGCAGGCGCTGCTCCTGAAGCACAAGAAGGTGGACGCCGTGTGGGCGCAAGACGACGACATGGCGCTTGGCGCCGAGCAGGCGATCAAGGAAGCCGGCCGCGACAAGGAGATGTGGATGCTCGGCGGCGCGGGCATGAAGGACATCGTCAAGCGCGTCATGGAGAAGGACCCGATGTTCCCGGCCGATATCACCTATCCACCTTCGATGATCAAGCAAGGCATCAAGACGGCGGTCGACATGCTGAAGGCCGGCAAGCGAAGGAACGAGACGCAGGAGCACGTGACGATCAACATCGACTTGATCACCCCGGAGAACGCGAAGGACTTCTACTTCCCGGATAGCGTGTACTAGGGAGAGGCATTGGGCATTGGGGCATTAGGGCACTAGAGTGCTCAGGTGCTCGGATGTTGGAGACATTAAGGTGGCCGCCGGTCTGTGTCACCCCCCCTTTCCCTTGTCCCGATGATCGGGATTGGGGGAAGGGTTTGGGGGGATGGAGGTTCCGGGGATTCTGCCGCCTGCCTCAGTGTGTTGGGTGTGGGCAGGTGCCAGATGAGAACCGTTGGGCGTGCTAACATGAGCATGTGGACCCGGGGAAGGCTCATCCAAGACGGACCACACTACTAGCGCTTGCTTGCGTTTCGGTCGCCGCCGCATCGGCCTCGTTGGCAATTTCAGCAGCGATTCACAGCGCAGTTGGCGGTACAACTCACGCGAGTATTGTAGCGGGGTTTCCACTTCTGAGGGCAACTTTCGCTGCCTTTGAAGGCGGGCGCTATCGGGCTCTATTGCCTAAAGCTTTCAGCTACGCGCTCATCGGACTAGTTGTGGCAACGATTTCAGACTTTCAGCAATCCATTTGGCTGCGGCTGTTTTGGCTTTCGCTGGGCCTGGGCCTTGGTGCATATGGCGTACTACCCCTGGTTCGGGCGGAACAGACGCACCGTAAAGGGCAACTGAAGTCATAGCTGCATCAGGCAGACTGAGTCCCACTAGGGACTCCCGACAGGCTTTGGGACAAGCCCCAAATTGGCGTCGCCTTCATAGATGAAAGCAGATTCCCGAAGGTGTTAGTGCCCGACCGCACCCCCAATACACTGAGGCGGGCGGCAGAAAGGAAAAGAGATCGAGAATATGGAGCGAAAGGCCTGTTTGAACCTATTTTCTTTTTGCCGCCTTCCTCACTTTCTTATAGGAAGAAAGCAGGGCAGAAAGAAGGGAGGCGCATCTCCAAGCCCACTCTCCGCCACGGGCGCAGGCACGGAACCTGCGGCTACGGCAAGCCTTTGGACGCAGGCCGAAGCCCGTGGCTATGATGAGGGGTATCGCCTATCGCTCTTCGCTCCTACATCTTGCCGGCTCGGACGGAACCTTGCCCTCGCCCCCATAGCCTCTTCCGGGCACGATTCACAACTCGGCGCTGTTTCGAAGCGTAGGAAAAGGTAACCCGTGGAGACAGGAGAAACCCCAGGCACACAACCTCGCACCCAATCGGCCCTGAACTCTGAGGCGAAGGGCGAAGAAGTAGCCCCCTCCTTGGTTTTGCGGAGCGAAAATGCTTCCGAGTCCCGACAGGTCGGGAAGGAGCGGGTTGTCGCAGATCCCGCCGAGCGTAGTGAGGGGAACGAAGTCGGGAGGGGTGGAGACAGTCCCGCCCCCTCACCCGGTTCACTTCGTTCACCGGCCTCTCCCCAAGGGGCGAGGGAGGACACCCCCTCACCCCAGACCCCAAACCCCGAACCCCTCACCCCAAACCCCTCACCCCAGACCCCTTCCTCCCTCTACCCCTACCTCGAGAAGATCATCCAGCCCAAGGACCTGCACGGCTTGAGCGTCAAAGAGCTTCAGGAAGTCGCGGACGAAGTGCGCCGGGCCATCATGGACAAGGTCTCCAAGACCGGGGGCCACCTCAGCTCGAACCTGGGCACCGTGGAGCTCACCGTCGCCCTCTATGCCGCCTATTCCATCCCGCCGGACAAGGTGGTTTGGGACACCGGGCATCAGGCCTACCCGCACAAACTGCTCACCGGGCGCCTTCCGCGCTTCGAGACCCTGCGCAAGTACAAAGGCATCAGCGGGTTCCTCAGGCGCGAGGAGCATGAACTCGACGTCTTCGGCGCGGGCCACGCGGGCACCGCCATCTCTGCGGCGCTCGGACTTGCCGTCGCGCGCGACCAGATGGGAACCAAGGAACGGGTAGTGGCGATCACCGGCGACGCCAGCATCGGCGCTGGCATGAGTTGGGAGGCGCTGAACCACGGCGGCGAATCCGGCACCGACCTGACCGTCGTCCTGAACGACAATCGCATGTCCATCGCCCCGAACGTCGGTGCGCTGACCAATTACTTCACGCGCCTTCGCTCGAGGCCCTATCTGCAATCGCTCGCTCACCGCGCCAAGTCGATCATCGAACGTATCCCTGGCCCGGCGCCCAGGGTCGCTGCAGGCCTTCGCCACGGCCTCACGCACTACTTCGCCCCCGAGAACACCGGCACGATCTTCGAGGAGATGGGCTGGGAATACATTGGACCCATCGACGGCCACGACCTGCCCACGATGCTGGAAATCTTCCGCAACGTCCGCGAGGTGAAGGGGCCCGTGTTCGTCCACGCGATTACGGTCAAGGGCAAGGGCTACGAGGTCGCCGAGGAGGATGCCCGCAAGTGGCACGGCGTGATCCCCTTCGACGTGGATGCCGCCGAAATGGTGAAGCCAGGCGGACCGCCCTCTTACACCCAAGTCTTTGGCGATGCCGCGGTGGAATGCGCGGAGCGCGACCCCAAGGTTGTGGCGATCACCGCCGCCATGCCCGATGGCACGGGCCTGAATCCTTTTGCCAAGAAGTTCCCGGAGCGATTCTATGACACCGGCATCGCGGAGCAGCACGCGGTGACTTTTGCTGCGGGCTTGGCAGCCGGGGGTTTGAAGCCTTTCTGCGCGATCTATTCCAGCTTTTTGCAGCGCGCCTACGATCAGGTGCTGCACGACGTGTGCCTGCAGAACCTCCCCGTTCGGTTCTTCCTGGATCGTGCCGGCCTGGTTGGCGACGATGGCCCTACGCACCACGGCGCGTTCGACCTGAGCTTTCTTTCCTTGATCCCGAACCTCGTGTTGATGGCGCCGA
The genomic region above belongs to Armatimonadota bacterium and contains:
- a CDS encoding 1-deoxy-D-xylulose-5-phosphate synthase, encoding MIQPKDLHGLSVKELQEVADEVRRAIMDKVSKTGGHLSSNLGTVELTVALYAAYSIPPDKVVWDTGHQAYPHKLLTGRLPRFETLRKYKGISGFLRREEHELDVFGAGHAGTAISAALGLAVARDQMGTKERVVAITGDASIGAGMSWEALNHGGESGTDLTVVLNDNRMSIAPNVGALTNYFTRLRSRPYLQSLAHRAKSIIERIPGPAPRVAAGLRHGLTHYFAPENTGTIFEEMGWEYIGPIDGHDLPTMLEIFRNVREVKGPVFVHAITVKGKGYEVAEEDARKWHGVIPFDVDAAEMVKPGGPPSYTQVFGDAAVECAERDPKVVAITAAMPDGTGLNPFAKKFPERFYDTGIAEQHAVTFAAGLAAGGLKPFCAIYSSFLQRAYDQVLHDVCLQNLPVRFFLDRAGLVGDDGPTHHGAFDLSFLSLIPNLVLMAPRDTTELREMTHFAMGYEKGPLVVRYPRGSGDEGLPEARTPIVFGKAEVLGSLDGWTGGRVEDGSIRNPQSEIRNRVTILAVGSMVGPAWKAEQELAEKGVSATVVNARFVKPLDLDTIVACAQESGRLLVVEENVRRGGFGEAVREGMAERGLSGLPMSILALPDQFVEHGSQPLIRRDCGLDVDGIVKAAMELVSGQR
- a CDS encoding ABC transporter substrate-binding protein, with protein sequence MRRIPSLLALLILVLSLGLLAGCSGGGATDNPAPSGDGKSAEGGPKLRVGISVPAADHGWTAGVIYWAKEAQKEYPDVEFTLATADKPETQINDLETMIVKKLDAIVVLATESAPITPVAKKIREAGILLVNVDRGFLEPVADVFLEGDNKQFGRKSAEYMVEKLGGKGNILVLEGIPCTVNTDRVNAAKEVFAKSPGIKILDSQTGMWNREKAYNVMQALLLKHKKVDAVWAQDDDMALGAEQAIKEAGRDKEMWMLGGAGMKDIVKRVMEKDPMFPADITYPPSMIKQGIKTAVDMLKAGKRRNETQEHVTINIDLITPENAKDFYFPDSVY
- a CDS encoding PIN domain-containing protein, encoding MSVLLDTPVWSEFLQRRSPVEAVQNEADALIQAGSARIIGPIRQEVLSGIQSLERFEVVRSQIQFFPDEELTAEDFEMAAMHFNQCRSRGIQGSNTDFLICSVAIARDLSIFTLDKDFERYAEVLPIKLYKY
- a CDS encoding type II toxin-antitoxin system VapB family antitoxin; the protein is MASNIKYDEALMDQALKISGLKTKREVVNEALRGYIQRKGQLEFLKLRGTIDIDPTYDYKEQRRRR
- the nuoD gene encoding NADH dehydrogenase (quinone) subunit D, with the protein product MPTTETVFERQGENTMIVNMGPQHPSTHGVLRVICELEGEVIIQAKCQIGYLHSGMEKEAEYQQYLKCVVMTDRMDYLNANGNNLAYALAVEKLLGCEIPKRAQYIRVILTELSRIASHAVWLGTHGLDLGAMTPFFYIMQQREYILDLFQEMSGVRMMPSWIVPGGLRGDMPEGFEANLRKFLKGFLPDLDVVEGLLVENPIWKERTYDVGVLTGAQALDLGCSGPIARASGVEWDLRKSNPYSSYEDFDFKIPVGDRGDVYDRFLVRIAEMKESVKIIQQAIDGMPEGDFRTADRKISPPPKPEIDESMEALIHHFKLWTEGFHPPVGEAYAGIEGSKGELGFYIISDGSNRPYRFHERPSSFMNLKSLEVLAVGRLIADVIAIIGSIDIVLGEIDR